A window of Cryptomeria japonica chromosome 3, Sugi_1.0, whole genome shotgun sequence contains these coding sequences:
- the LOC131045086 gene encoding uncharacterized protein LOC131045086 encodes MVRSHNKKMLRKLNRPVAISEATNVRSRPNVESEDEQLEKQVLLCKGQQIMLTTNIWTKAGLINGALGEVVDIVYQYGSKPLDISAYVITRINNYIGPSWNPTYPKVVPITPISLGNRKQIPLKMAWAITVHKSQGLTLQKATIDIGAIERQGLTFTAMSRVKTLDSLHIETGFSFERYCKMHNSPYTIIRKQEEARLQQRSL; translated from the coding sequence ATGGTAAGGAGCCATAACAAAAAAATGTTACGAAAATTGAATCGCCCAGTTGCAATTAGCGAAGCTACAAATGTTCGAAGTCGGCCAAATGTTGAATCTGAGGATGAACAACTTGAAAAGCAAGTTCTATTATGTAAAGGCCAACAAATAATGCTAACAACAAATATATGGACCAAAGCAGGGCTCATAAATGGGGCTCTAGGTGAAGTAGTCGACATTGTGTATCAATATGGCTCCAAGCCACTAGATATTTCAGCATATGTAATAACAAGAATTAATAACTATATTGGGCCATCATGGAATCCAACATATCCAAAAGTTGTACCAATAACTCCAATATCATtgggaaatagaaaacaaatccCGCTTAAGATGGCGTGGGCTATAACAGTCCACAAATCCCAAGGCTTAACACTCCAGAAGGCAACGATTGATATAGGAGCTATTGAAAGACAAGGTTTGACATTTACAGCCATGTCCAGAGTTAAAACATTAGACAGTCTTCATATAGAAACTGGATTCTCCTTCGAAAGATACTGTAAAATGCATAACAGTCCATATACAATCATTAGGAAACAAGAAGAAGCAAGACTACAACAACGATcactgtaa